CCTCCACCTTCGGGAACAAACAACTTATTGTGGGATTGGGAGGTAAAAGTTTGATAATCCAAAATCTAAAATAATCAAGTTTCCTGACTTCTTAAAAGGTAACCAATGTAAGTGACTTCCTGGCACTAGGAGCAGTGACCTTTTAAATGAGACTGCTAACACTTGTACTTACACCACCGCCCTACAAATCCAAAATATAGCGACAGTCGCATTGCCTTTGATAATATCGATCTTTATTTAGAAATACTCTTTAACTCACTTTTAAGTTGTTCAATCATTAACGACGTTACATATGATCTGCTGTTATTGGAAACTAGGGGCATCATTGTTCCACCCCTCACATAATCACTATCAAAGTCACCTTTTAAATCTCGATAACGTTTCCAATAACGAACCATCCTATCGAATAACTTAACGTTAATACCATCAAAGGCATTTTGATGAGCCTCCTTGATACGTTTAAATAAATCTTCAAGTTCCTCATCAAGTTTACAGTATTCCTCAAATGATTCAATGTTCATATCCGTTTGAGTTTCCGGTGAACCAGGATAGAGAGCCTCGTGAATGTAATTGCTTGTTTGCTTTAAAAATAATTCTGTATTAACTAAGCAATCCTTTATTTCAGAAACGTCTATTTGATATTTATAGGCAAACTCGTGACAAAAAATATGTCTTAATTCAAAGGTTCGGTTAATAGATTTGATGATCGAATCTGCATTTGTAATAAAGGATTCCGATGTGTGATTATTATCTTCAAAGATACTTTTCCTTCGGTGAGCTTTTAATTCTTTTAGAAAGTTTACATCTAGTAATATTGAAAGATTGAGGTTGATATCATTTAGATTATTAAATGACAATACGTGCGCTATAAAGTTGCCGATGGTAAAGTCTTTAGCATTAAGCGCTTTGACAATTTCAAAATCAAACTTCACATCCTTGGCTTGGTTAAATTTAGCAACATTGCTTAAAAATGGTTCCCCGTGATCAATTATCTTAGCAACAACGCTGTAGAAATAAGATTCCATTGTTGCCACTAGAGCAATTGGAATTTGCTTGTATAACTCATTTGAAAGTTTGTGAGTGGTTATTTGATCACAAGCAATCTTCAAATCTTGAATGCGCAATTCAAACAAGTGAGTTGCGTTTCTTTTCTCGCGTTGCTTTAAGTCTATAATTTCAG
The genomic region above belongs to Mucilaginibacter terrenus and contains:
- a CDS encoding lysozyme inhibitor LprI family protein — encoded protein: MKRNIIAEIIDLKQREKRNATHLFELRIQDLKIACDQITTHKLSNELYKQIPIALVATMESYFYSVVAKIIDHGEPFLSNVAKFNQAKDVKFDFEIVKALNAKDFTIGNFIAHVLSFNNLNDINLNLSILLDVNFLKELKAHRRKSIFEDNNHTSESFITNADSIIKSINRTFELRHIFCHEFAYKYQIDVSEIKDCLVNTELFLKQTSNYIHEALYPGSPETQTDMNIESFEEYCKLDEELEDLFKRIKEAHQNAFDGINVKLFDRMVRYWKRYRDLKGDFDSDYVRGGTMMPLVSNNSRSYVTSLMIEQLKSELKSISK